A genomic segment from Kyrpidia tusciae DSM 2912 encodes:
- a CDS encoding COX15/CtaA family protein produces the protein MGYRLPLVTAVTIYISMVMGALVVGLNAGFVCPDWPLCNGQLIPPLDGLVLVEYTHRLVAAAVSLLVLAVAVVGFRNRKRLDRLSKWLLGITVASISVQVIAGALIVVLVLPGAFTTIDVGNSMILFATMVALTVHLRRSAGSGTAVAPREMNTKDRRLMRAAWITAGAAFGEVLLGGYFRHSGAGEALFGKGTYLASHQQFMIPSKIFSTTVFALHILFSFVVAALAVWLLTEAVRSARGVKTVVLYLSLLVAEMAAGAVAYLLELNVASVTVHWSGAALVVGLGSYLVTGLWHDLHGQQINPGHETVVAKGSSDGLTAGGRM, from the coding sequence GTGGGGTACCGACTGCCGTTGGTTACAGCAGTGACAATATACATTTCGATGGTCATGGGTGCTTTGGTGGTGGGCCTGAATGCGGGATTTGTCTGCCCGGACTGGCCCCTCTGTAATGGACAGTTGATACCGCCGCTTGATGGCCTCGTCCTGGTCGAATACACCCATCGCCTGGTGGCGGCCGCGGTTTCACTCCTGGTGTTGGCGGTAGCTGTAGTCGGTTTCCGCAACCGGAAGCGCTTGGATCGTTTGTCGAAGTGGCTGCTCGGGATCACCGTCGCCAGTATCTCGGTTCAGGTGATCGCCGGGGCGTTGATTGTGGTGTTGGTCCTGCCCGGCGCGTTCACCACCATCGATGTGGGCAACAGCATGATTCTGTTTGCGACGATGGTGGCTTTGACGGTACACTTGAGGCGGTCCGCTGGATCTGGAACCGCCGTTGCCCCCCGGGAGATGAATACGAAAGACCGGCGCTTGATGCGGGCGGCGTGGATCACCGCCGGTGCGGCTTTTGGGGAAGTACTGTTGGGCGGGTATTTTCGCCATTCCGGGGCCGGGGAAGCGTTATTCGGCAAGGGGACCTACCTCGCGAGTCATCAGCAGTTCATGATTCCGTCGAAGATTTTCTCCACAACGGTGTTTGCCCTACACATCCTTTTTTCCTTCGTCGTGGCGGCGTTAGCGGTTTGGCTGTTGACCGAGGCGGTGCGAAGCGCCCGGGGTGTCAAGACCGTCGTGCTCTACCTCAGCCTATTGGTGGCTGAGATGGCGGCGGGGGCGGTGGCGTACCTGTTAGAACTCAATGTGGCCTCGGTGACCGTGCATTGGTCGGGGGCGGCGCTGGTCGTCGGGCTCGGGTCGTATCTGGTGACCGGCTTGTGGCACGATCTGCACGGTCAACAGATCAATCCTGGGCACGAAACAGTGGTGGCCAAGGGGTCTTCGGACGGCCTGACGGCCGGGGGCCGGATGTGA